One Streptomyces sp. NBC_01217 genomic region harbors:
- a CDS encoding endonuclease/exonuclease/phosphatase family protein, which translates to MVLTPLPDSRTEPDGSAVIRVLSYNIRSMRDDCEALARVISACAPDLVLVQEAPRFFRWRKRAAWLAARTDMVVLSGGATAAGPLLLCSLRATVERTEDVLLPLTPGLHRRGFATSVVRIAGTRIGLLSFHLSLQPEERLAQAGMLLDRLDAMGVEHAIVAGDLNDVPTGSAFRLLAGRLQDCWAVRPWGGEHTFSPEQPRRRIDAVFATAGIEVLGCGVPAGLPGVTDADLRAATDHLPVLAALRVPAMRL; encoded by the coding sequence ATGGTTCTGACGCCGCTGCCCGACTCCCGTACCGAGCCGGATGGTTCGGCCGTCATCAGAGTGCTCAGCTACAACATCCGGTCGATGCGCGACGACTGCGAGGCGCTGGCCCGCGTCATCAGCGCCTGCGCCCCCGACCTCGTCCTCGTCCAGGAGGCCCCGCGCTTCTTCCGCTGGCGCAAGCGGGCCGCCTGGCTCGCGGCCCGGACCGACATGGTCGTCCTCAGCGGCGGCGCCACGGCGGCCGGGCCGCTGCTGCTCTGCTCGCTGCGGGCCACCGTGGAGCGGACCGAGGACGTGCTGCTGCCGCTCACCCCCGGGCTGCACCGCAGGGGCTTCGCCACGTCGGTGGTACGGATCGCGGGCACCCGGATCGGACTGCTCAGCTTCCATCTGAGCCTGCAGCCCGAGGAACGCCTGGCCCAGGCCGGGATGCTGCTGGACCGGCTGGACGCGATGGGCGTCGAGCACGCCATCGTGGCCGGTGACCTCAACGACGTACCGACGGGCAGTGCCTTCCGGCTGCTGGCCGGGCGGCTCCAGGACTGCTGGGCCGTCCGGCCGTGGGGCGGCGAGCACACCTTCTCGCCGGAGCAGCCCCGGCGCCGTATCGACGCGGTCTTCGCGACGGCCGGGATCGAGGTACTCGGCTGCGGCGTCCCCGCGGGACTGCCGGGTGTCACCGACGCGGACCTGAGGGCGGCCACGGACCACCTACCGGTGCTGGCAGCACTACGGGTACCCGCGATGAGACTCTGA
- a CDS encoding lysophospholipid acyltransferase family protein, which translates to MIYGAMKFSIGGSLKLAFRPWVEGLENIPAQGPAILASNHLSFSDSFFLPAVLDRKVTFIAKSEYFTAPGVKGKLTAAFFKGVGQLPVDRSGARGAGEAAIKAGIEVIESGGLFGIYPEGTRSPDGRLYRGKPGGLARVALATGAPVIPVAMIDTEKIQPPGQVIPRLMRPGIRIGKPLDFSRYHGMEGDRFILRSVTDEVMYEIMKLSGQEYVDIYATAAKRQIADEAKRRAEEEKHADRESGTQE; encoded by the coding sequence TTGATCTACGGCGCAATGAAGTTCTCCATCGGCGGGTCGTTGAAGCTCGCCTTCAGGCCATGGGTGGAGGGCCTGGAGAACATCCCCGCGCAGGGACCGGCGATCCTCGCGAGCAACCATCTGTCGTTCTCCGACTCCTTTTTCCTGCCGGCCGTGCTGGACCGCAAGGTCACCTTCATCGCCAAGTCCGAGTACTTCACCGCACCCGGTGTGAAGGGCAAGCTCACCGCCGCCTTCTTCAAGGGCGTCGGCCAGCTCCCGGTGGACCGCTCGGGCGCCCGGGGCGCCGGTGAGGCGGCCATCAAGGCGGGCATCGAGGTCATCGAGAGCGGCGGGCTCTTCGGCATCTACCCGGAGGGCACCCGCTCGCCCGACGGCCGCCTCTACCGCGGCAAGCCCGGCGGACTCGCCCGGGTGGCGCTGGCCACCGGAGCGCCCGTCATCCCCGTCGCGATGATCGACACGGAGAAGATCCAGCCGCCCGGACAGGTGATCCCCAGGCTGATGCGCCCGGGCATCAGGATCGGCAAGCCGCTCGACTTCAGCCGCTACCACGGCATGGAGGGGGACCGCTTCATCCTGCGCTCGGTCACCGACGAGGTGATGTACGAGATCATGAAGCTCTCCGGCCAGGAGTACGTCGACATCTACGCGACCGCTGCCAAGCGGCAGATCGCGGACGAGGCGAAGCGCCGTGCCGAGGAGGAGAAGCACGCGGACAGAGAGTCCGGAACGCAGGAGTGA
- a CDS encoding DUF5304 domain-containing protein: protein MSEATDRPVDDDAWAKACAEDLEAEKARRRAQYGPPPGSAAEELRKLVDAVADKISSLQTPLLGAAAQGTVQQIIKQAKSAVEPVIERNPDVFDHIAAAGSELLAAYRSAVEGQERRWTRGAGDPAGTEKKAGDPTDPRDEGPAAGEHIDLD, encoded by the coding sequence ATGAGCGAAGCCACCGATCGTCCCGTCGACGACGACGCGTGGGCGAAGGCCTGCGCCGAGGACCTCGAAGCGGAGAAGGCCCGCCGCCGCGCCCAGTACGGCCCGCCGCCCGGCTCCGCCGCCGAGGAGCTGCGCAAGCTGGTCGACGCCGTGGCCGACAAGATCTCGTCCCTCCAGACGCCACTGCTCGGCGCCGCGGCCCAGGGCACCGTCCAGCAGATCATCAAGCAGGCGAAATCCGCCGTCGAGCCCGTCATCGAACGCAATCCGGACGTCTTCGACCACATCGCCGCGGCCGGCAGCGAGCTCCTCGCCGCCTACCGCTCCGCCGTGGAAGGCCAGGAACGCCGCTGGACCCGGGGTGCGGGAGACCCCGCGGGTACCGAAAAGAAGGCCGGCGACCCCACCGACCCCCGTGACGAAGGCCCCGCCGCAGGCGAACACATCGACCTGGACTGA
- the macS gene encoding MacS family sensor histidine kinase, with translation MAKRERVVRMSVEQPLWRALTAYRILTMIYAVLLAVFGRDKYDRPWVAVAFLVVMAAWTLATLPKVTGAVACTKRFLGADLTLALVGILLTPLADFEAQHVDGPTLPSIWTAGSVLAFAIKGGWRWAALASTFVAVANIIERGEPSKDTFHNVLLVWVASIAIGYVVEVARASERTLARALEIEAATRERERLARDIHDSVLQVLAMVQRRGTALGGEAAELGRMAGEQEVALRTLVSSGLVPTTRVSEDAAQGAVVRSVEVDDEPAGGTDCDLRALLAPHAGSRISFAEPGAPVLLAPGAAKELAAAVSAALDNVRVHAGENAQAWILVEDWPDEVIVTVRDDGPGIPDGRLAQAEGEGRMGVALSIRGRLRDLGGTAELISVPGQGTEVELKVPKVSRGKAGSAR, from the coding sequence ATGGCCAAGCGCGAGCGGGTCGTACGGATGTCGGTCGAGCAGCCGCTGTGGCGGGCTCTGACGGCGTACCGCATTCTGACGATGATCTACGCGGTCCTGCTGGCCGTCTTCGGCCGGGACAAGTACGACCGGCCCTGGGTGGCCGTCGCCTTCCTGGTGGTGATGGCGGCCTGGACGCTCGCCACCCTTCCGAAGGTCACGGGCGCCGTCGCCTGCACCAAGCGCTTCCTCGGCGCCGATCTGACCCTCGCCCTCGTCGGCATCCTCCTCACCCCGCTCGCCGACTTCGAGGCCCAGCACGTCGACGGTCCGACACTGCCGTCCATCTGGACCGCGGGCTCCGTGCTGGCCTTCGCGATCAAGGGCGGCTGGCGCTGGGCGGCCCTCGCCTCCACCTTCGTCGCCGTCGCCAACATCATCGAGCGCGGCGAGCCCAGCAAGGACACCTTCCACAACGTCCTGCTGGTCTGGGTCGCCTCCATAGCCATCGGTTACGTCGTCGAGGTGGCCCGCGCCAGTGAGCGCACCCTCGCCCGCGCCCTGGAGATCGAGGCCGCCACCCGCGAGCGCGAACGGCTGGCCCGCGACATCCACGACAGCGTGCTCCAGGTCCTCGCGATGGTGCAGCGCCGCGGTACGGCTCTCGGCGGGGAGGCCGCCGAACTGGGCCGGATGGCCGGGGAGCAGGAAGTCGCCCTGCGCACCCTGGTCTCCAGCGGTCTGGTGCCCACCACCCGGGTCTCCGAGGACGCCGCGCAGGGCGCCGTGGTCCGCAGCGTCGAAGTCGACGACGAGCCGGCCGGGGGGACCGACTGCGATCTGCGCGCCCTGCTCGCCCCGCACGCCGGCTCCCGGATCAGCTTCGCGGAGCCCGGTGCTCCGGTGCTGCTCGCGCCCGGGGCGGCGAAGGAGCTGGCGGCCGCTGTCAGTGCGGCCCTGGACAATGTCAGGGTCCATGCGGGAGAGAATGCCCAGGCCTGGATCCTCGTCGAGGACTGGCCGGACGAGGTGATCGTGACGGTCAGGGACGACGGCCCGGGCATCCCGGACGGCCGGCTCGCCCAGGCCGAGGGGGAGGGACGGATGGGGGTCGCCCTGTCGATCCGGGGAAGGCTGCGCGATCTGGGCGGCACGGCAGAGCTGATCTCGGTGCCCGGCCAGGGCACCGAGGTCGAGTTGAAGGTTCCGAAGGTTTCACGGGGGAAGGCAGGATCAGCCAGATGA
- a CDS encoding ROK family glucokinase — protein MGLTIGVDIGGTKIAAGVVDEEGQILSTFKVSTPQTAEGIVDAIAAAVSGASEGHQIEAVGIGAAGYVDDKRATVLFAPNINWRHEPLKDKVEQRVGLPVVVENDANAAAWGEYRFGAGQGHDDVICITLGTGLGGGIIIGNKLRRGRFGVAAEFGHIRVVPDGLLCGCGSQGCWEQYASGRALVRYAKQRANATPESATILLSLGDGTVDGIEGKHISAAARQGDPVAIDSFRELARWAGAGLADLASLFDPSAFIVGGGVSDEGELVLDPIRKSFRRWLIGGEWRPHAQVLAAQLGGKAGLVGAADLARQG, from the coding sequence ATGGGACTCACCATCGGCGTCGATATCGGCGGCACGAAGATCGCAGCTGGAGTGGTCGACGAAGAGGGACAGATCCTCTCGACGTTCAAGGTGTCGACCCCGCAGACGGCTGAAGGCATTGTGGACGCGATCGCGGCGGCCGTGTCCGGCGCGAGCGAGGGCCACCAGATCGAAGCCGTCGGCATCGGTGCCGCCGGATATGTCGATGACAAGCGTGCCACCGTGCTGTTCGCGCCGAACATCAACTGGCGCCACGAGCCGCTGAAGGACAAGGTCGAACAGCGCGTCGGACTTCCGGTCGTCGTCGAGAACGACGCCAACGCCGCCGCCTGGGGCGAATACCGCTTCGGCGCCGGACAGGGCCACGACGACGTCATCTGCATCACGCTCGGCACCGGCCTGGGCGGCGGCATCATCATCGGCAACAAGCTGCGCCGTGGACGCTTCGGTGTGGCCGCCGAGTTCGGCCACATCCGGGTCGTCCCGGACGGTCTGCTCTGCGGCTGCGGCAGCCAGGGCTGCTGGGAGCAGTACGCATCCGGGCGCGCACTCGTGCGGTACGCCAAGCAGCGCGCCAACGCCACTCCGGAGAGCGCCACGATCCTGCTGTCGCTCGGCGACGGCACGGTGGACGGCATCGAGGGCAAGCACATCAGCGCTGCCGCCCGGCAGGGCGACCCGGTGGCGATCGACTCGTTCCGTGAGCTGGCCCGCTGGGCCGGCGCCGGACTCGCCGACCTCGCCTCGCTCTTCGACCCGTCCGCGTTCATCGTCGGCGGCGGTGTGTCGGACGAGGGCGAACTCGTCCTCGACCCGATCCGCAAGTCGTTCCGGCGCTGGCTGATCGGCGGCGAGTGGCGCCCGCACGCCCAGGTGCTCGCGGCCCAACTGGGCGGCAAGGCAGGCCTGGTGGGCGCGGCGGACCTGGCCCGCCAGGGCTGA
- a CDS encoding response regulator transcription factor: MSAENIQGAEERPIRVMVVDDHPMWRDAVARDLSESGFDVVATAGDGPQAVRRAKAVTPDVLVLDLNLPGMPGVQVCKELVGSHPGLRVLVLSASGEHADVLEAVKSGATGYLLKSASTQELTEAVRSTAVGDPVFTPGLAGLVLGEYRRLASDPTPVAFDEPKAPQLTERETEVLRLVAKGLSYKQIAERLVISHRTVQNHVQNTLGKLQLHNRVELVRYAIERGLDDA, translated from the coding sequence ATGAGTGCGGAGAACATCCAGGGAGCCGAGGAGCGGCCCATCAGGGTGATGGTCGTCGACGACCACCCGATGTGGCGAGACGCCGTCGCCCGCGATCTTTCCGAGTCAGGTTTCGACGTGGTGGCGACCGCGGGTGACGGACCGCAGGCCGTCCGCAGGGCGAAGGCGGTCACCCCCGACGTCCTCGTACTCGACCTCAACCTCCCCGGTATGCCCGGCGTGCAGGTCTGCAAGGAGCTCGTCGGCTCCCACCCGGGGCTGCGCGTCCTGGTGCTCTCCGCGAGCGGTGAGCACGCGGACGTACTGGAGGCGGTCAAGTCCGGCGCCACCGGCTATCTGCTCAAGTCGGCCAGTACGCAGGAGCTGACCGAGGCCGTGCGCTCCACCGCCGTCGGCGACCCCGTCTTCACCCCCGGCCTGGCCGGACTGGTCCTCGGCGAGTACCGCAGGCTCGCCTCCGACCCCACGCCCGTCGCCTTTGACGAACCCAAGGCCCCGCAGCTCACCGAGCGCGAGACCGAGGTGCTGCGGCTGGTCGCCAAGGGTCTCTCGTACAAGCAGATCGCCGAGCGCCTGGTCATCTCGCACCGCACCGTGCAGAACCATGTGCAGAACACCCTGGGCAAGCTCCAGTTGCACAACCGGGTGGAGCTCGTGCGGTACGCGATCGAGCGCGGCCTCGACGACGCCTGA
- a CDS encoding ArsA family ATPase — MRTVLVTGPGGAGRTTVAAATALAAARRGRRTLLLSADAIAGFPPGTEPAEVTDGLWSARIDSGAHFRAELLALQDQASGVLDLLGGNRLDGEELTELPGSDQLALLHTLRRAAGGDWSDHGYELLVVDLPPLREALAVLALPEQLRRYLRRLLPQERQAARALRPMLAQLAGVPMPAQWLYEAAARRDAELAAVQALIEDRNTTLRLVAEPGPAAEGALRTARTGLALHGLRVDTLAVNRVLPRHSADPWFAALAAQQEKTLGRWYEEWAPAAALCEVPHLGRDPRGPDDLALLDTGVGGGLFESDGLAAGLDQRRPGRADDPWWIEEPDGLDGDRVLVWCLPLPGAVKSELQLVRRGNELLLTVGPFHRIVPLESGLRRCTVSGAALTDGVLRVRFTPDPGLWPRTS, encoded by the coding sequence GTGCGTACGGTCCTCGTCACCGGCCCCGGCGGCGCCGGCCGTACCACCGTCGCGGCAGCGACCGCGCTGGCCGCGGCCCGCCGCGGGCGCCGCACCCTGCTGCTCTCCGCCGACGCCATAGCCGGCTTCCCCCCGGGCACGGAACCCGCCGAGGTCACCGACGGCCTGTGGTCCGCCCGCATCGACTCCGGCGCACACTTTCGCGCCGAACTCCTCGCGCTCCAGGACCAGGCGTCCGGTGTGCTCGACCTGCTCGGCGGGAACCGGCTGGACGGCGAGGAACTCACCGAACTCCCCGGCAGCGACCAGCTCGCCCTCCTGCACACCCTGCGCCGCGCCGCCGGGGGCGACTGGTCGGACCACGGCTACGAACTCCTCGTCGTCGACCTGCCGCCGCTGCGCGAAGCGCTCGCCGTACTCGCCCTGCCCGAACAGCTGCGCCGCTATCTGCGCCGGCTGCTGCCCCAGGAACGCCAGGCCGCACGCGCCCTGCGCCCGATGCTCGCCCAGCTCGCCGGCGTACCCATGCCCGCCCAGTGGCTGTACGAGGCCGCCGCCCGCAGGGACGCCGAGCTGGCCGCCGTCCAGGCGCTGATCGAGGACCGCAACACCACGCTCCGGCTGGTCGCCGAGCCCGGCCCCGCCGCCGAGGGCGCCCTGCGCACCGCCCGCACCGGACTCGCCCTGCACGGACTGCGCGTCGACACCCTCGCGGTGAACCGGGTGCTGCCCAGGCACTCCGCCGACCCCTGGTTCGCGGCCCTTGCCGCGCAGCAGGAGAAGACCCTCGGCCGCTGGTACGAGGAATGGGCGCCCGCGGCGGCCCTGTGCGAAGTGCCCCACCTCGGCCGCGACCCGCGGGGCCCGGACGACCTCGCCCTCCTGGACACCGGGGTCGGCGGCGGCCTCTTCGAGAGCGACGGACTCGCCGCTGGACTGGACCAGCGGCGCCCCGGCCGTGCCGACGACCCCTGGTGGATCGAGGAACCGGACGGCCTCGACGGCGACCGCGTTCTGGTCTGGTGCCTGCCCCTGCCCGGCGCAGTGAAGTCGGAGCTCCAGCTGGTGCGCCGCGGCAATGAACTGCTCCTGACCGTGGGCCCGTTCCACCGGATCGTCCCCCTGGAGTCCGGGCTGCGCCGCTGCACCGTCTCCGGCGCCGCCCTCACCGACGGGGTGCTCCGGGTCAGGTTCACGCCGGACCCCGGTCTGTGGCCCCGCACCAGCTGA
- a CDS encoding metallophosphoesterase family protein → MPAGPNRRGTPTVPRTRIHVVSDVHGNTEALARAGDGADALICLGDLVLFLDYADHSRGIFPDLFGVENADRIVELRTARRFEEAREFGRALWAGRDRNAAIVSAVRKQYAELFAAFPTPTYATYGNVDIPALWPEYARPGTTVLDGDRVEIGGRVVGFVGGGLKTPMNTPYEISDEEYAAKIEAIGPVDVLCTHIPPEVPELTYDTVARRFERGSRALLDAIRRIRPRYALFGHVHQPLVRRMRIGATECVNVGHFASTGRPWALEW, encoded by the coding sequence ATGCCAGCAGGACCGAACAGGCGAGGAACCCCGACCGTGCCGCGCACGCGCATTCACGTGGTCAGCGACGTGCACGGGAACACCGAGGCCCTGGCCCGCGCCGGGGACGGCGCCGACGCCTTGATCTGCCTCGGTGACCTGGTGCTCTTCCTCGACTACGCCGATCACTCGCGCGGCATCTTCCCCGACCTCTTCGGCGTGGAGAACGCCGACCGGATCGTCGAACTGCGCACCGCCCGCCGCTTCGAGGAGGCACGCGAATTCGGCCGCGCCCTGTGGGCGGGCAGGGACCGCAACGCCGCGATCGTCTCGGCGGTGCGCAAGCAGTACGCCGAGCTCTTCGCCGCCTTCCCCACTCCGACGTACGCCACCTACGGCAATGTCGACATCCCCGCCCTGTGGCCCGAGTACGCGCGCCCGGGCACCACCGTCCTGGACGGCGACCGCGTCGAGATCGGCGGCCGTGTGGTCGGCTTCGTCGGCGGCGGCCTGAAGACCCCGATGAACACCCCGTACGAGATCAGCGACGAGGAGTACGCCGCCAAGATCGAGGCGATCGGCCCGGTCGACGTGCTCTGCACCCATATCCCGCCCGAGGTCCCGGAGCTGACGTACGACACGGTGGCGCGCCGCTTCGAACGCGGCAGCCGGGCCCTGCTCGATGCCATCCGCAGGATCCGCCCCCGGTACGCGCTGTTCGGCCACGTCCACCAGCCGCTGGTCCGCCGGATGCGGATCGGCGCCACCGAATGCGTGAACGTCGGTCACTTCGCGTCCACCGGCAGGCCCTGGGCCCTGGAGTGGTGA
- a CDS encoding alpha/beta hydrolase, giving the protein MPVLPGAEPFRHEGGEVGVLLCHGFTGSPQSLRPWADHLAERGLTVSLPLLPGHGTRWEDMQLTGWQDWYAEVDRELRALLERCGQVFVFGLSMGGALALRLAAKHGDAISGLVLVNPANKLHGLAAHALPVARHLVRSTKGIASDIALEGSDEVGYDRVPLHAANSLRNFFRLVDAELPQVTQPLVLLHSPQDHVVPPADSARILSRVSSTDVREILLEQSYHVATLDHDAERIFDESHRFIGRLAPSVGKKGSTSGG; this is encoded by the coding sequence GTGCCGGTCCTGCCTGGAGCCGAGCCGTTCCGCCACGAGGGCGGAGAGGTCGGCGTCCTTCTCTGTCACGGATTTACCGGTTCGCCGCAGTCGCTGCGCCCCTGGGCCGATCATCTGGCGGAGCGCGGGCTCACGGTCTCGCTGCCGCTGCTGCCCGGGCACGGCACCCGCTGGGAGGACATGCAGCTCACGGGCTGGCAGGACTGGTACGCGGAGGTGGACCGGGAGCTGCGCGCCCTGCTGGAGCGGTGCGGTCAGGTCTTCGTCTTCGGGCTCTCCATGGGCGGCGCGCTGGCGCTGCGGCTGGCGGCGAAGCACGGGGACGCGATCAGCGGTCTGGTGCTGGTGAACCCGGCGAACAAGCTGCACGGCCTCGCGGCGCACGCACTCCCGGTCGCCCGCCATCTGGTGCGGTCGACGAAGGGGATCGCGAGCGACATCGCCCTGGAGGGCTCCGACGAGGTGGGGTACGACCGGGTGCCGCTGCACGCGGCGAATTCACTGCGGAATTTCTTCCGGCTGGTCGATGCCGAGCTGCCCCAGGTGACCCAGCCGCTGGTCCTCCTGCACAGCCCGCAGGACCATGTGGTGCCGCCCGCCGACTCGGCCCGGATCCTCAGCCGGGTGTCGTCGACGGACGTCCGGGAGATCCTGTTGGAACAGAGCTACCACGTGGCGACGTTGGACCACGATGCGGAGCGGATCTTCGACGAGAGCCACCGGTTCATCGGCCGCCTCGCTCCGAGCGTCGGAAAGAAGGGGAGCACGTCAGGTGGCTGA
- a CDS encoding 6-phosphofructokinase, producing the protein MRVGVLTGGGDCPGLNAVIRAIVRKGVQEYGYDFIGFRDGWRGPLEGETVPLSIPAVRGILPRGGTILGSSRTNPLRAEHGVRRIRDNLAKYEVDSLITIGGEDTLGVAATLSGEHGIKCVGVPKTIDNDLSATDYTFGFDTAVGIATEAIDRLHTTAESHMRVLVVEVMGRHAGWIALHSGLAGGANVILIPEQRFDIDQVCAWVTSRFRASYAPIVVVAEGAMPAQGEMILKDGSHDSFGHVRLSGVGEWLAKQIESRTGKEARTTVLGHVQRGGTPSAFDRWLATRFGLHAIDAVRDGDFGTMVALKGTDIVRVPIAEATARLKTVDPALYAEVGVFFG; encoded by the coding sequence ATGCGGGTCGGAGTACTGACCGGGGGCGGCGACTGCCCCGGGCTCAACGCGGTCATCCGGGCCATCGTCCGCAAGGGCGTGCAGGAGTACGGCTACGACTTCATCGGATTCCGGGACGGCTGGCGCGGCCCGCTGGAGGGGGAGACGGTGCCGCTCTCCATCCCGGCGGTGCGCGGCATCCTGCCGCGCGGCGGCACCATCCTCGGTTCCTCGCGCACCAATCCGCTCCGCGCGGAGCACGGCGTGCGCCGGATCAGGGACAACCTCGCCAAGTACGAGGTCGATTCGCTCATCACGATCGGCGGCGAGGACACCCTCGGCGTGGCGGCGACCCTGTCCGGCGAACACGGCATCAAATGCGTCGGCGTTCCCAAAACCATCGACAACGACCTCTCCGCCACCGACTACACCTTCGGATTCGACACGGCCGTGGGCATCGCGACCGAGGCCATCGACCGGCTGCACACCACCGCCGAATCCCATATGCGGGTCCTCGTCGTCGAGGTGATGGGCCGTCACGCGGGCTGGATCGCGCTCCACTCGGGGCTGGCCGGCGGCGCGAACGTCATCCTCATCCCGGAACAGCGCTTCGACATCGACCAGGTGTGCGCCTGGGTGACCTCCCGTTTCAGGGCCAGCTACGCACCGATCGTGGTGGTTGCCGAAGGAGCCATGCCCGCGCAGGGCGAGATGATCCTCAAGGACGGGTCGCACGACTCCTTCGGCCATGTCCGGCTCTCCGGCGTCGGCGAATGGCTGGCCAAACAGATCGAGAGCCGCACCGGCAAGGAGGCCCGGACGACCGTCCTCGGCCATGTCCAGCGCGGCGGCACCCCCAGCGCCTTCGACCGCTGGCTGGCCACCCGCTTCGGCCTGCACGCGATCGACGCCGTGCGCGACGGCGACTTCGGCACGATGGTCGCCCTGAAGGGCACCGACATCGTGCGGGTGCCGATCGCGGAGGCGACCGCCCGGCTCAAGACCGTCGATCCGGCCCTCTACGCGGAGGTGGGTGTCTTCTTCGGCTGA
- a CDS encoding SRPBCC family protein: MAEHTSSSITIEAAPADVMGVIADFTRYPEWTGEVKEAEVLSTDDRGRAEQVRLVLDAGAIKDDHTLAYTWIGDYEVSWTLVKSQMLRAIDGSYALAPLGDGDRTEVTYRLTVDVKIPMLGMIKRKAEKVIIDRALAGLKKRVESVPKA; this comes from the coding sequence ATGGCTGAACACACCAGCTCGAGCATCACGATCGAGGCGGCACCGGCCGACGTCATGGGAGTGATCGCCGACTTCACCCGCTATCCGGAATGGACCGGCGAGGTCAAGGAGGCCGAGGTCCTCTCCACCGACGACCGGGGCCGCGCCGAGCAGGTCCGGCTCGTCCTCGACGCCGGAGCGATCAAGGACGACCACACCCTCGCGTACACCTGGATCGGTGACTACGAGGTCAGCTGGACCCTCGTCAAGTCCCAGATGCTGCGGGCCATCGACGGCTCCTACGCGCTGGCCCCGCTCGGCGACGGCGACCGCACCGAGGTCACCTACCGGCTGACCGTCGACGTCAAGATTCCGATGCTCGGCATGATCAAGCGCAAGGCCGAGAAGGTCATCATCGACCGGGCCCTGGCCGGCCTGAAGAAGCGCGTCGAGTCCGTTCCGAAGGCCTGA